In Cynocephalus volans isolate mCynVol1 chromosome 3, mCynVol1.pri, whole genome shotgun sequence, one DNA window encodes the following:
- the EID1 gene encoding EP300-interacting inhibitor of differentiation 1, with protein sequence MSEMAELSELYEESSDLQMDVMPGEGDLPQMEVGSGNREPSLSPSRNGAPPQLEEEGPMEEEEAQPVAAPQGKRGLANGPNPGEQPGQVAGPDFESEEECEEFDDWEDDYDYPEEEPLSGAGYRVSAALEEANKMFLRTSRAREAALDGGFQMHYEKTPFDQLAFIEELFSLMVVNRLTEELGCDEIIDRE encoded by the coding sequence ATGTCGGAAATGGCAGAGCTGTCCGAGCTCTATGAAGAGAGCAGTGATCTGCAGATGGACGTGATGCCTGGCGAGGGAGACCTTCCGCAGATGGAGGTAGGCAGCGGGAACCGGGAGCCATCCCTGAGCCCCTCCCGCAACGGGGCCCCGCCACAGCTCGAGGAGGAAGGCCcaatggaggaggaggaggcccaGCCAGTAGCGGCGCCACAGGGGAAACGGGGCCTTGCTAACGGGCCCAACCCTGGGGAGCAGCCAGGCCAGGTCGCGGGCCCAGACTTCGAGAGCGAGGAAGAGTGCGAGGAGTTTGACGACTGGGAGGACGACTACGACTATCCAGAAGAGGAGCCGCTGAGTGGTGCGGGCTACAGAGTGTCAGCGGCCCTTGAAGAAGCCAACAAGATGTTTCTGAGAACATCCAGAGCAAGAGAAGCAGCCCTGGATGGCGGGTTTCAGATGCATTATGAGAAGACCCCATTTGATCAATTAGCTTTTATCGAAGAGCTCTTTTCACTTATGGTTGTCAATCGTCTGACCGAAGAACTCGGCTGTGATGAGATTATTGATAGAGAGTAG